From Salvelinus namaycush isolate Seneca chromosome 2, SaNama_1.0, whole genome shotgun sequence, one genomic window encodes:
- the LOC120058367 gene encoding zinc finger and SCAN domain-containing protein 22-like — translation MTKLQYLNVYLTERLMQAAGEILRVVADTISEYQEEIARTKRENKYLKRQLNTPVLSLAPQPILSCVSEQQSPPEQQYCEQESSPSIGQEDLETTQIKEEHGELGTSQEEEQLQVPESDTKEDSIFTLPCVKNYKDRPQPSHLSRTKTVENSVRESLLTNTTGQIKTEPDGYGVSLSEPTSDSPQSQPVSEVSPDSSRTQSQNTENTESVPIVLRDLERRPEEDTQTHSCTQCGAVFCELSQLEAHMPSHTVPHSGETSHRQIMCTVCWKSFTSTSYLKVHQRSHTKEKPFHCGVCGKSFSYSGKFREHQRIHTGERPYRCYVCGKRFNQSAHLKAHLRVHTGEKPYSCPVCGKGFSQSGQIKGHLRTHIQGR, via the exons ATGACTAAATTACAATATCTGAATGTGTATCTGACTGAGCGTCTCATGCAAGCTGCTGGGGAAATACTAAGAGTTGTCGCAGACACAATCTCCGAGTACCAGGAAGAAATAGCccggacaaagagagagaacaaatacCTGAAACGACAACTGAACACACCAGTTCTATCGCTGG CCCCTCAGCCCATACTGTCTTGTGTCTCGGAGCAGCAAAGTCCACCTGAGCAGCAGTACTGTGAGCAGGAGTCGAGCCCCAGTATTGGCCAGGAGGACCTTGAGACCACACAGATTAAAGAGGAACATGGTGAACTCGGGACCAGTCAAGAGGAAGAGCAGCTTCAAGTACCGGAGTCTGATACCAAAGAAGACTCCATATTTACTCTTCCCTGTGTGAAAAATTATAAGGACCGACCTCAGCCTTCACATCTTTCCAGAACCAAAACTGTGGAGAACAGTGTGAGGGAGTCTCTACTGACCAACACAACTGGACAGATCAAAACAGAACCTGATGGCTATGGAGTATCACTATCAGAACCAACCAGTGACTCCCCTCAGTCTCAGCCCGTCTCTGAAGTAAGTCCAGACTCTTCTAGAACACAAAGTCAGAACACTGAGAACACGGAAAGTGTTCCTATTGTTCTGAGAGATCTAGAAAGGAGACCAGAGGaggatacacagacacactcatgtACTCAGTGTGGAGCCGTGTTCTGTGAGCTATCCCAACTGGAGGCACACATGCCATCCCACACAGTACCACACAGTGGTGAAACAAGTCACAGGCAAATCATGTGCACAGTCTGTTGGAAGTCATTCACCTCTACCAGTTACCTCAAGGTCCACCAGCGTTCTCACACTAAGGAAAAGCCCtttcattgtggtgtgtgtggcAAGAGCTTCAGCTACTCAGGGAAGTTCAGGGAACACCAGcggattcacacaggagagagaccttaCCGCTGCTACGTGTGTGGTAAACGCTTCAACCAGTCAGCCCACCTGAAGGCCCACCTGAGGGTACACACGGGGGAGAAACCCTACTCCTGTCCTGTCTGTGGGAAAGGATTCAGTCAGTCTGGACAGATCAAGGGACACCTCAGAACTCACATCCAAGGGAGGTAG